CCCGAACACGCCCAGGCAGACCACCATGACCGTGGTGATCGCGCCGCCGCCGGCGGGCGAGAGGCCCACGTCGTTCATGATCTCGTCGAGGAGGGGGGAGACACCCGCGATGGCCGGGCGCAGGTTGAGCGCGGCCAGGGCGAACCCTGCCACAAGCAAAGCGGATCTCAACGACATAGGGCACCACTCTCGCACAAGCCCTTGACAACGTTGTCTGCCCCTCCCGCATGAGAAATGATCCAGGCGTGAGACCGACGATGAAGGACGTCGCCTCGGCGGCGGGGGTGGCGCTCAAGACCGTCTCGCGGGTCGTCAACGGCGAGCCCGGCGTGCACCCCGCCACCGCCGAGCGGGTACGCGCGGCCATCGACCGGCTGGGCTACAGCCGCAACGAGAGCGCCCGGGTGCTGCGCAGGGGCAGGACCGCCACGGTCGGGCTGGTCATCGAGGACGTCGCGGACCCGTTCTACGCGGGCCTGAGCAGGGCGGTGGAGGACGTCGTCATCGACCACGGCTGCCTGCTGCTGAGCGGCTCGTCAGGGGAGGAGCCCGGCAGGGAGCGGGAGCTGGTCGAGACGTTCTGCGCGCGCCGGGTGGACGGGCTGATCCTGGTGCCGGCGGGCGACGACCACACCTACCTGCGGGCCGAGCTGGAGGCCGGCACGCCGGCGGTGTTCGCCGACCGGCCGCCGGGACCGGGCATCGACGTGGACACCGTGCTCGCCGACAACGTGGGCGGGGCCAGGCAGGCGGTCCGCCACCTCATGACGCACGGTCATCGCCGCATCG
The nucleotide sequence above comes from Nonomuraea gerenzanensis. Encoded proteins:
- a CDS encoding LacI family DNA-binding transcriptional regulator, with translation MRPTMKDVASAAGVALKTVSRVVNGEPGVHPATAERVRAAIDRLGYSRNESARVLRRGRTATVGLVIEDVADPFYAGLSRAVEDVVIDHGCLLLSGSSGEEPGRERELVETFCARRVDGLILVPAGDDHTYLRAELEAGTPAVFADRPPGPGIDVDTVLADNVGGARQAVRHLMTHGHRRIAFLGDDPAIYTAAQRLLGYREELGGLYDERLVSMRPPALDAAREDLARMFALDDPPTALFTGNGRHTVTTLRALEGRRVALVGFDDFELADLLRPGVSVVAQDPSWMGRVSAELLFRRLRGDGGPSEHLELPVRLIPRGSGELAPEDQG